The Flavobacterium faecale genome has a segment encoding these proteins:
- a CDS encoding DUF4856 domain-containing protein → MTRSNLLLSAIAIASLTFTSCSKDNDDTLTSYTVPTDYTFERNSSTSVDFSGQSSRLLMLGEMGTYISNAAKNKTLASNTVLSNMYSNTNNQFSTTDLNTSGKQLKDKTAASKDYFSTFLGGGTTAEKIAVQTFFESQLINASSASTLKSDNTQVQASAGVAGAYLDGTSTRLFAANGLEPQQVLLKGMMGASFMDQIVNNYLSTAKLDDAMNRDNNTNKVVETGTNYTTMEHNWDEAYGYIYGAGGGKYWDSYINQVNADADFNTLTVDIKNAFIKGRAAIVANDYTTRNAQIDIIKAKLAIVPAVRAVFYLQEGKGKLTTNKGAAAFHALSEAYGFIMCLRYTNKPGTNAPYFSKTEVDTILATLTKGTNGYWDVDYLNANLDTLSTQIATRFGFTVAQAVTVN, encoded by the coding sequence CGTTCCTACCGACTACACCTTCGAAAGAAATAGCAGTACATCTGTAGATTTTTCAGGGCAGTCAAGTCGTTTGTTAATGTTGGGCGAAATGGGAACGTATATTAGTAATGCTGCAAAAAACAAAACATTAGCAAGCAATACGGTCTTGTCTAATATGTATTCAAATACTAATAATCAGTTTTCTACAACAGACCTTAATACCTCTGGAAAACAATTAAAAGATAAAACAGCGGCTTCAAAAGATTACTTTTCTACTTTTTTAGGTGGAGGAACTACTGCAGAAAAAATTGCTGTTCAAACCTTTTTCGAAAGTCAGTTGATAAATGCTTCATCTGCGAGTACATTAAAATCAGATAACACACAAGTACAAGCGTCTGCAGGAGTTGCAGGAGCCTACTTAGACGGTACATCTACACGATTGTTTGCTGCAAATGGTTTAGAGCCACAGCAAGTATTACTTAAAGGTATGATGGGTGCTAGCTTTATGGATCAAATAGTAAACAACTATTTGAGTACAGCAAAATTGGATGATGCCATGAACAGAGACAACAACACAAACAAAGTAGTTGAAACTGGAACAAACTATACTACTATGGAGCACAACTGGGATGAAGCTTATGGCTACATTTATGGTGCTGGTGGTGGAAAATATTGGGACAGCTACATCAATCAAGTTAACGCAGATGCAGATTTCAACACACTAACGGTTGATATAAAAAATGCCTTCATTAAAGGTAGAGCTGCAATTGTAGCTAATGATTACACTACAAGAAACGCACAAATTGACATTATCAAAGCTAAATTGGCAATAGTGCCTGCAGTACGTGCCGTATTTTATTTGCAAGAAGGTAAAGGAAAGTTGACTACCAACAAAGGAGCTGCTGCATTCCACGCACTTTCTGAAGCATATGGTTTCATCATGTGTTTACGTTACACAAACAAACCAGGAACAAATGCACCTTATTTTTCAAAAACAGAGGTTGACACCATATTAGCGACTTTAACAAAAGGAACTAACGGTTACTGGGATGTTGATTATTTGAATGCAAATTTAGATACGCTTTCTACTCAAATCGCAACTAGATTTGGTTTCACAGTGGCACAAGCTGTAACAGTAAACTAA
- a CDS encoding imelysin family protein produces MKKIFFLFSIIALAAACSSSDGETSTTNDGYDRKALLTHWANNIIIPSYTNYQVKLQTLTTDVNNFTATPTVATLATARASWVEAYKAFQYVAPFSFGKAEDIYFKEKSNTYPTDASGINANITAGTYDFTLISQFSKQGLPALDYVLNGLGTTDEAIVAFYTGASAANYKKYATDLVSNLKTNNDTVLNDWTGSYKNTYITNDGNTITSSVSITVNMFIKNFEKNVRAGKIGIPAGVFSGGKTLPASVEAFYKKDISKTLYTTAIQASQDFYNGKTFGSTATGPGLKAYLDFLKTVRSGQNLSDVINDQFTTIYAKVDLLNANFNTQITTDNSKMITAYDATQQNVVYMKLDMMQALKITVDYVDSDGD; encoded by the coding sequence ATGAAAAAAATATTCTTTTTATTCAGCATTATAGCACTTGCAGCCGCATGTTCTTCTTCTGACGGAGAAACTTCTACCACTAACGATGGGTACGATAGAAAAGCATTGCTGACGCATTGGGCTAACAACATTATTATCCCTTCGTACACTAACTACCAAGTTAAATTGCAAACCCTTACAACAGATGTAAATAACTTCACTGCTACGCCTACTGTTGCAACTCTTGCTACAGCACGTGCTTCATGGGTAGAGGCATACAAAGCGTTTCAATATGTTGCTCCTTTCTCTTTTGGAAAAGCAGAGGATATTTATTTTAAAGAAAAATCAAATACGTATCCAACAGATGCTAGCGGAATCAATGCAAACATTACTGCAGGAACTTACGATTTTACTTTAATTTCGCAATTTAGCAAGCAAGGTTTGCCTGCTTTGGATTATGTGTTAAATGGATTAGGAACTACTGACGAAGCTATTGTAGCTTTTTATACTGGAGCATCTGCTGCAAATTATAAAAAATATGCGACCGACTTGGTAAGCAACTTAAAAACAAACAACGATACCGTACTTAACGACTGGACTGGAAGTTATAAAAACACCTACATTACAAACGATGGCAATACCATCACGAGTTCAGTAAGTATTACTGTAAATATGTTTATCAAAAACTTCGAGAAAAATGTTCGTGCTGGTAAAATAGGTATTCCTGCAGGAGTATTTTCTGGTGGAAAAACATTACCTGCAAGTGTTGAAGCATTTTATAAAAAAGACATTTCAAAAACGTTATACACTACTGCTATCCAAGCATCACAAGACTTTTATAACGGTAAAACTTTTGGAAGTACTGCTACAGGACCTGGATTAAAAGCGTATTTAGACTTTTTGAAAACGGTGCGTAGTGGTCAAAATTTGAGCGATGTCATCAATGATCAATTCACGACCATCTATGCAAAAGTAGATTTATTAAATGCTAATTTCAATACTCAAATCACTACTGATAATAGTAAAATGATTACTGCTTATGATGCTACACAACAAAATGTAGTGTACATGAAGTTGGATATGATGCAAGCCTTGAAAATTACTGTTGACTATGTTGATAGCGATGGTGACTAG